The Vibrio tarriae genome includes a window with the following:
- a CDS encoding AI-2E family transporter, whose protein sequence is MSEKIKLASSHRVLVVALLASALACYWLVEPYINSIVMAFIISLLMFPIHDWLDKKLPSHHNISAFLSCVVLTFIVVIPLLLIFGAIVQQGSKFSQNLYSWVTHGGIQELLSHPWVVKALSLANQYLPFEEISPQQIAQRVAQFATTFGTNLVSISAKILGDATSFVMHFFLMLFVLFFLLRDHDKIISAIRHILPLSRSQEDRLLREIENVSKSAVMGSFLTAIAQGVAGGLGMWLAGFPGLFWGTMMGFASFIPVVGTALIWIPATLYLFLTGDTTWAIFLTIWSIAVVGSIDNLLRPFLMQGSAGMNTLMIFFSLLGGIQLFGLIGLIYGPLIFAITIVLFNIYEEEFHSFLDQQDRS, encoded by the coding sequence GTGTCAGAAAAAATCAAATTAGCATCCAGTCATCGCGTATTAGTTGTGGCGCTGCTGGCTTCTGCACTCGCGTGTTACTGGTTAGTCGAGCCTTATATCAACTCGATTGTCATGGCCTTCATCATCTCGTTATTGATGTTCCCTATCCATGATTGGCTTGATAAAAAGCTTCCTTCACACCATAACATCTCTGCCTTTTTATCCTGTGTGGTGCTGACCTTCATCGTGGTAATTCCGTTGTTGCTTATCTTCGGAGCCATCGTACAACAAGGATCCAAGTTCTCTCAAAACCTTTATTCTTGGGTGACCCATGGGGGAATTCAGGAGCTATTGAGTCATCCTTGGGTTGTAAAAGCGCTTAGCCTCGCGAATCAATATCTTCCTTTTGAAGAGATTAGCCCACAGCAAATCGCCCAGCGTGTTGCTCAATTTGCTACAACCTTTGGCACTAATTTAGTCAGCATCAGTGCCAAAATTCTCGGGGATGCCACCAGCTTCGTGATGCATTTTTTCCTGATGCTGTTTGTACTGTTCTTCCTACTGCGCGATCACGACAAGATCATCAGTGCGATTCGTCATATTCTGCCACTCTCTCGCAGCCAAGAAGATCGACTTTTGAGAGAGATTGAAAATGTTTCTAAATCTGCGGTGATGGGTTCTTTTTTAACCGCTATTGCACAAGGTGTGGCTGGTGGTTTAGGCATGTGGCTAGCTGGTTTCCCGGGACTCTTTTGGGGAACCATGATGGGCTTTGCTTCCTTTATCCCCGTAGTAGGGACCGCGTTAATTTGGATCCCAGCGACGCTCTACCTATTTTTAACGGGTGATACCACTTGGGCAATTTTCCTTACTATTTGGAGTATTGCGGTTGTGGGATCTATTGATAACTTACTCCGCCCCTTCTTAATGCAAGGCAGCGCAGGGATGAATACCTTGATGATTTTCTTCTCCCTGCTCGGCGGTATTCAGTTGTTTGGTTTAATTGGCTTAATTTATGGCCCGCTGATTTTTGCTATCACAATAGTGCTGTTTAATATCTACGAAGAAGAATTTCACAGCTTTTTAGATCAGCAAGATAGGAGCTAA
- the vexE gene encoding multidrug efflux RND transporter periplasmic adaptor subunit VexE — translation MFPLKTSSRQARDFFLHQPWLISLAFIILLALWLGLGDSNAEEPQTATEIEVPLAKVGYQTFSATQTDKVIELYGRTAPDRQAKIGAEIAGRIAEVKIAKGQVVTKNQIIALIDKGDLNAQLERVKAQLRVRQQEFNAASALKNKGLQGEVAFTNAAAALTDAQSSLSTVQRLLDNTQVRAPFDGVVETLPIEKGDFVGIGDPVASIIDLHKLVIEADVSERHIQHVQLEQAARIRFIDGTQTQGKVRYISRLSSPATNTFAIEVEVDNPQQAIPAGVSAEVELSLISQAAIKITPAMLALDEEGNLGVKTLQGEHVKFVPIQLVKAEQDGVWLTGLGEQVDIITRGQGFVRDGDKVLATQLSATH, via the coding sequence ATGTTTCCGCTCAAAACATCTTCACGTCAAGCGCGCGACTTCTTTCTTCATCAACCTTGGTTGATTTCTCTTGCGTTCATTATTTTGCTAGCACTCTGGTTAGGCTTAGGCGATTCCAATGCCGAAGAGCCGCAAACGGCGACTGAAATAGAAGTCCCTCTAGCTAAAGTCGGTTATCAAACCTTTAGCGCAACTCAAACGGATAAAGTTATCGAGCTGTACGGACGAACTGCGCCGGATCGGCAGGCTAAAATTGGTGCTGAAATCGCTGGGCGGATCGCCGAGGTGAAGATTGCGAAAGGGCAAGTGGTTACAAAAAATCAGATAATCGCCTTGATTGATAAGGGCGACCTTAATGCCCAATTAGAACGAGTGAAAGCGCAACTCAGAGTACGGCAACAAGAGTTTAATGCGGCTAGTGCACTGAAAAATAAAGGTTTACAAGGTGAAGTGGCTTTTACCAATGCAGCTGCAGCACTCACAGACGCACAATCCTCGCTCAGTACTGTGCAACGTTTACTGGATAATACCCAAGTTCGCGCCCCCTTTGATGGTGTCGTGGAGACTTTACCTATCGAAAAAGGCGATTTTGTTGGGATTGGTGATCCGGTTGCCTCCATTATCGATCTGCACAAATTGGTGATAGAAGCGGATGTCAGTGAGCGACACATTCAACATGTGCAGCTTGAACAAGCGGCGCGGATCCGCTTTATCGATGGCACGCAAACACAAGGTAAAGTCCGCTATATTTCAAGGCTCTCATCGCCTGCAACCAATACCTTTGCCATTGAAGTTGAGGTCGATAACCCACAACAAGCCATTCCTGCAGGGGTAAGCGCAGAAGTTGAGTTGAGCCTAATTTCTCAAGCCGCGATCAAAATCACCCCCGCCATGCTCGCGCTCGATGAAGAGGGCAACCTTGGCGTGAAAACGTTGCAAGGTGAACACGTCAAGTTTGTGCCAATCCAACTGGTGAAAGCAGAACAAGATGGCGTCTGGTTAACCGGACTTGGCGAGCAAGTGGATATTATTACCCGTGGACAAGGATTTGTTCGCGATGGAGATAAGGTTCTCGCCACTCAACTCAGCGCAACCCACTAG
- the erpA gene encoding iron-sulfur cluster insertion protein ErpA, whose product MSEVNVPLSFSDAAAKRVKALIAEEENPSLMLRVYITGGGCSGFQYGFTFDETVNEGDTKIENSGVILVVDPMSLQYLIGGVVDYTEGLEGSRFFVNNPNATTTCGCGASFSV is encoded by the coding sequence GTGAGCGAAGTTAATGTTCCATTATCCTTTTCTGATGCGGCAGCAAAACGTGTTAAAGCGTTGATCGCAGAAGAAGAAAACCCATCGTTAATGTTGCGTGTTTACATCACTGGTGGTGGTTGTAGCGGCTTCCAATATGGCTTTACTTTCGATGAAACCGTCAACGAAGGTGACACCAAAATTGAGAATAGCGGCGTCATTTTGGTGGTTGATCCTATGAGTCTGCAATATTTGATCGGCGGTGTGGTCGACTATACCGAAGGTCTTGAAGGCTCAAGATTCTTCGTGAATAACCCGAATGCAACGACAACGTGCGGTTGTGGCGCGTCATTTAGCGTCTAA
- the hemL gene encoding glutamate-1-semialdehyde 2,1-aminomutase — protein sequence MTKSAELYQKAQTTIPGGVNSPVRAFNGVGGSPIFIDRADGALIFDADGKAYIDYVGSWGPMILGHNHAVIREAVIQAAQRGLSFGAPTEMEITMAELVSELVPSMEQLRMVNSGTEATMSAIRLARGYTGRDKIIKFEGCYHGHADSLLVKAGSGALTLGQPSSPGVPTDFAKHTLTARFNDLDSVRELFAANQGEIACIIVEPVAGNMNCIPPVEGFHEGLREICDQEGALLIFDEVMTGFRVALGGAQAHYNIKPDLTTLGKVIGGGMPVGAFGGRREIMQYIAPTGPVYQAGTLSGNPIAMAAGYACLTLLREEGNEKRLAAKTKQLADGFKSLADQHGIPLLVHQVGGMFGFFFTEQEKVTCYEDVARCDVERFKRFFHLMLQHGVYLAPSAFEASFTSLAHGSKEIEATLEAADRSFAILALEAKA from the coding sequence ATGACCAAATCAGCCGAGTTGTATCAAAAGGCGCAAACCACGATTCCGGGTGGAGTTAACTCTCCTGTTCGAGCCTTTAACGGAGTGGGTGGTTCACCGATTTTCATTGATCGTGCCGATGGCGCGCTGATTTTTGATGCCGATGGTAAAGCATACATTGACTACGTGGGATCATGGGGACCAATGATTCTCGGCCACAACCATGCGGTAATTCGTGAAGCGGTGATTCAAGCAGCACAACGCGGTTTAAGTTTCGGTGCACCTACCGAGATGGAAATTACCATGGCAGAGTTGGTCTCTGAGCTCGTTCCTTCAATGGAACAATTGCGGATGGTGAACTCGGGCACTGAAGCGACGATGAGTGCGATTCGTCTTGCGCGTGGTTATACAGGCCGTGACAAAATCATCAAGTTTGAAGGCTGTTACCATGGTCATGCTGACAGCTTACTAGTTAAAGCGGGATCTGGGGCTTTGACTCTAGGCCAACCAAGTTCACCCGGCGTTCCTACTGATTTTGCCAAGCACACCTTAACTGCTCGTTTTAACGATCTAGACTCAGTGCGTGAGCTGTTTGCGGCCAATCAAGGTGAAATCGCCTGCATTATCGTTGAACCCGTGGCTGGCAATATGAACTGCATCCCACCAGTGGAAGGTTTCCATGAGGGACTGCGTGAAATTTGTGACCAAGAAGGCGCACTGCTGATTTTCGATGAAGTGATGACCGGTTTTCGTGTCGCATTGGGCGGAGCTCAAGCGCACTACAACATCAAACCTGATTTGACGACACTTGGTAAAGTGATCGGAGGCGGCATGCCAGTCGGCGCTTTTGGTGGTCGCCGTGAAATAATGCAATACATTGCGCCAACAGGTCCGGTTTACCAAGCAGGCACCTTATCAGGCAACCCGATTGCAATGGCGGCGGGTTATGCATGTCTGACTCTACTTCGTGAAGAAGGCAATGAAAAGCGCTTAGCCGCCAAAACCAAGCAACTGGCTGACGGCTTTAAATCTCTGGCCGATCAACATGGTATTCCACTTTTGGTACACCAAGTTGGCGGTATGTTCGGTTTCTTCTTTACCGAACAAGAGAAAGTGACTTGCTATGAAGATGTCGCCCGTTGCGATGTAGAGCGTTTCAAACGTTTCTTCCACTTGATGCTGCAACACGGAGTTTATCTCGCCCCCTCTGCCTTTGAAGCAAGTTTTACCTCGCTGGCGCACGGTTCAAAAGAAATTGAAGCAACCTTGGAAGCCGCGGATCGCAGCTTTGCGATTTTGGCATTGGAAGCGAAAGCTTAA